A window from Dama dama isolate Ldn47 chromosome 11, ASM3311817v1, whole genome shotgun sequence encodes these proteins:
- the LOC133065316 gene encoding small ribosomal subunit protein eS19-like codes for MPGVTVKDVNQQEFVRALAAFLKKSGKLKVPEWVDTVKLAKHKELAPYDENWFYTRAASTAWHLYPRGGAGVGSMTKIYGGHQRNNVIPSHFSRGSKSVAQQVLQVLEGLKMVEKDQDGGCRLTPQGQRDLDRITGQVAAALEQMMLD; via the coding sequence ATGCCCGGAGTTACTGTAAAAGACGTCAACCAGCAGGAGTTCGTCAGAGCTCTGGCAGCCTTCCTCAAAAAGTCCGGGAAGCTGAAAGTCCCTGAATGGGTGGACACCGTCAAGCTGGCCAAGCATAAAGAACTTGCTCCCTACGATGAGAACTGGTTCTACACACGAGCTGCTTCCACGGCATGGCACCTGTACCCCCGGGGTGGTGCTGGGGTTGGCTCCATGACCAAGATCTATGGGGGGCATCAGAGGAACAACGTCATACCCAGCCACTTCAGCAGAGGCTCCAAGAGCGTGGCCCAGCAGGTCCTCCAAGTCCTGGAGGGGCTGAAAATGGTGGAAAAGGACCAGGATGGGGGCTGCAGACTGACGCCTCAGGGACAGAGAGATCTGGACAGAATCACTGGACAGGTGGCAGCAGCATTAGAACAAATGATGCTAGACTAA